In one Oncorhynchus nerka isolate Pitt River linkage group LG7, Oner_Uvic_2.0, whole genome shotgun sequence genomic region, the following are encoded:
- the prdm2a gene encoding PR domain zinc finger protein 2: protein MEDSHTLYISELGDDDNLEEEMEDQELEETHCSLYLMSMETDELADSNTSCQKPEAKSCDLKQDLGSVSHSATPELPEDPDHDPDVELQDSFPCQFCERNFTSKQGLERHIHIHTLANHHTHIFKCKYCSKSFGSKIGRRRHERRHENAKARPGSLIKPVEPPSSALQRNGPECVSSPSSSSASVLADREQASTSDEHGELQGGHTCKYCKKIFSTHTNMRRHQRRIHERHLRLKGKEAPLLQEAKHPKLPPIKSQQDTNNTSPVAVLEIESDQEEQYMLDISGNISENLSFYIDGKIVSTSTVGGCEVVEVNSGSATLVGLNAVIINPAQISQALKVETATHTGKGIPGQPLTKRRTATPPLLPQIKTELESEVLSSSSSIVSSLIESLIPQNTESTILQRERTVYLSPKLKQLLQMQDGLKPSFALITEGQKLCSPLSLTVLPAGLGRFKRRTGSPPNSPQQSPMSNVESTTTDVGVSIAVNAPTSESQCSSPACSLSSNDESEISNSPPVNDAMTTRVLPEGWPPMSGGCSCNQQPLDLSNAVKKSEDEALREAVLDLSVHRKSADSEAKRILVPQPLNKKRKPNTSMLEKVLMNEYANLEVAAEQELSILENHDAPLVTDFAIVTASDMSPATEGEVFGLTFPSAALSPSPSSLASVTRQSISPCTIALASPSPHPILPTAPSLITVLAPPTSSSSNSTNQSILQVLASKISPNPLIICTEDSLNSAACEWRAALPDWATSNSASQLAISKPLDPTLNLQGHVFLTDHTLNQIALNTTTVESNIGFEVPTCSPALTLNDSLINSFDITSNTVLIECTVALETPENLVPTTIDFQENNFESTASAQIVINQQRPLSLSHETVDPSILVSSLEQLVTRSTLSAVISECPTRQESISSPVPAIIKTESNQKVVSEDISICPSKTPPPSEGTSQVEESSNETLSKLQETFTKEFICNVCDKLFHSMKELGHHVSEHSDEWPYKCEFCVLLFGKPTALLDHRSTLHGVGKSYVCCACTKEFAYLCNLKHHQKELHPGQECKYTEEENGKLRPQNYNNATKGSTEALSYCTMAESNKPVIKDEGELDDATEELFTTIKIMASEGGKPKGLDVCLGINQHYPSFKPPPFPYHNRTPVGSVASATNFTTHNIPQTFSTAIRCTKCGKSFDNMPELHKHILACANASDKRRYTPNKNPIPLRHFAKAQNGVLSSTNSTNGQNALHTASQTNRPKLNQEPPAKLKLNALNKRKKQLVQRAISQRSKSTSLTKKTSSLVNEEQEIYVCPHCIREFTYRRSRTKHMAVCPRKPAAKEAKKRKDGSISYTKENNGHLRREVLHLEEKSDHEQKSRAHSSSPTKRTAILPAHKVLSNKKSKAIIAMASVQTPQEAPKLTALSLVHPFNSPQRQGSRMQHGVKEIRSNITMVKSHQQPPQVDEHPCSQSGRVRGPVTRSLQQIVVIDSAKEEQLTSQEPPGDLQDPSI, encoded by the exons ATGGAAGACTCTCACACTTTATACATCTCAGAGTTGGGAGACGATGACAAtttagaggaggagatggaggatcaGGAGCTTGAGGAAACTCACTGCAGTCTTTATTTAATGTCCATGGAAACTGATGAGCTGGCAGATTCAAACACAAGTTGCCAAAAACCTGAGGCCAAAAGCTGTGACCTGAAGCAGGATTTAGGATCGGTCTCCCATTCAGCAACCCCTGAGCTCCCAGAGGATCCTGACCATGACCCTGATGTAGAGCTCCAGGACTCATTTCCCTGCCAATTCTGTGAAAGAAATTTTACCAGCAAGCAAGGCTTAGAACGTCACATACACATCCACACCTTAGctaaccaccacacacacatatttaagTGTAAGTACTGCAGCAAGTCCTTTGGCTCAAAAATTGGCCGGCGACGGCATGAGAGGAGACATGAAAATGCAAAGGCAAGGCCTGGATCTTTAATAAAGCCTGTGGAGCCTCCAAGTTCTGCCCTACAGCGCAACGGTCCAGAATGTGTGTCTTCTCCCAGTAGCTCCAGTGCCTCTGTTTTGGCAGACAGAGAACAGGCGTCTACGTCAGATGAACATGGAGAATTACAGGGTGGTCACACTTGCAAGTATTGCAAAAAGATTTTTAGCACGCATACAAACATGCGACGACATCAGCGCAGGATCCACGAGCGCCATCTCCGGCTCAAAGGTAAGGAAGCCCCACTGTTGCAGGAAGCAAAACATCCAAAGCTACCCCCTATTAAATCTCAACAGGATACGAACAACACAAGCCCAGTAGCAGTTCTTGAGATCGAAAGTGACCAAGAGGAGCAATATATGCTGGATATCTCTGGTAACATCTCTGAGAACCTCAGCTTTTATATAGATGGGAAGATTGTATCAACAAGCACTGTCGGCGGCTGTGAGGTAGTTGAAGTGAACTCTGGATCTGCTACTTTAGTCGGACTAAATGCTGTGATTATTAATCCTGCCCAGATCAGTCAGGCTCTTAAAGTAGAGACTGCAACTCACACAGGAAAAGGGATACCTGGTCAACCCTTGACAAAAAGGAGAACTGCCACACCACCTCTTCTACCCCAAATCAAAACGGAACTAGAATCGGAAGTTTTGTCCTCTTCATCATCAATTGTGTCATCTTTGATAGAAAGTCTCATTCCTCAGAACACAGAGTCTACtatccttcagagagagagaacagtgtatctGTCACCTAAGCTGAAACAGCTCTTACAGATGCAAGATGGCCTCAAACCCAGCTTTGCCCTGATCACAGAAGGCCAGAAGCTGTGTTCACCACTTTCCCTGACTGTCCTCCCAGCAGGATTGGGGAGGTTTAAAAGAAGGACCGGGTCTCCCCCAAACTCACCACAACAAAGCCCTATGTCGAATGTTGAAAGCACAACAACCGATGTGGGTGTTTCTATTGCTGTCAATGCCCCAACGTCAGAGAGCCAATGCAGTTCACCCGCATGCAGTTTATCCAGCAATGATGAGAGTGAGATCTCCAACAGTCCACCAGTAAACGATGCAATGACAACTCGTGTCTTGCCAGAGGGATGGCCCCCAATGAGTGGGGGTTGTTCCTGCAACCAGCAACCTTTGGACCTCTCAAATGCTGTCAAGAAAAGTGAAGACGAAGCCCTGCGGGAAGCTGTGTTGGACTTGAGTGTGCACAGAAAGAGTGCAGATTCGGAAGCAAAGAGAATTTTAGTTCCACAGCCCTTAAATAAAAAGAGGAAGCCAAACACCAGCATGTTGGAGAAGGTGCTGATGAATGAGTACGCAAACCTAGAGGTTGCTGCAGAGCAAGAATTAAGTATATTAGAAAATCATGATGCACCGTTAGTTACAGACTTTGCCATAGTTACTGCTTCGGATATGTCACCTGCTACTGAAGGCGAGGTGTTCGGATTAACTTTTCCCTCTGCAGCACTTAGTCCATCCCCTTCCTCTCTAGCTTCAGTCACCAGGCAATCGATCTCACCATGCACCATAGCACTTGCTTCCCCATCTCCACATCCAATCTTACCCACTGCTCCGTCGCTAATTACTGTTTTAGCACCACCAACATCTTCCTCTAGCAATTCCACAAATCAATCTATCCTTCAAGTATTGGCCTCTAAAATATCTCCTAATCCTTTAATAATCTGCACAGAAGATTCATTGAATTCAGCTGCGTGTGAGTGGAGAGCTGCTTTGCCAGATTGGGCTACCTCTAATTCTGCAAGCCAACTTGCCATCTCTAAACCCCTTGACCCAACTCTCAATCTACAAGGGcatgtgtttctcacagatcacACTTTAAATCAAATAGCTCTGAACACTACCACAGTTGAATCCAACATTGGATTTGAAGTGCCAACATGCTCTCCAGCTTTAACTCTAAACGATTCCCTTATCAACTCCTTTGACATTACTAGTAATACTGTTTTAATTGAATGCACAGTTGCTCTTGAAACCCCAGAGAACCTTGTCCCTACCACAATTGATTTCCAAGAGAATAATTTTGAATCCACAGCATCTGCGCAAATTGTCATAAATCAGCAGCGGCCTCTGTCCTTGTCTCATGAAACCGTTGACCCTTCTATTTTAGTATCTTCTTTAGAGCAATTGGTTACCCGTTCAACGCTGTCTGCAGTCATATCTGAATGTCCAACTCGTCAAGAATCCATTTCCTCCCCTGTTCCTGCCATTATTAAAACTGAATCAAACCAAAAGGTAGTATCAGAGGACATATCTATCTGCCCCTCTAAAACGCCACCTCCCTCTGAGGGCACAAGTCAAGTGGAAGAATCCTCAAATGAGACCCTCTCCAAGCTACAAGAGACTTTCACTAAGGAATTCATATGCAATGTATGTGATAAGCTTTTTCATTCAATGAAGGAACTGGGTCATCATGTAAGTGAGCATTCTGATGAATGGCCATACAAATGTGAGTTCTGTGTGCTACTCTTTGGAAAGCCCACGGCATTGCTTGATCACAGGTCAACCCTCCATGGCGTCGGCAAGAGCTATGTTTGCTGCGCGTGTACAAAGGAATTTGCTTATCTTTGCAACCTGAAACATCATCAAAAGGAGTTGCACCCTGGCCAGGAATGCAAATACACAGAGGAAGAAAATGGCAAGCTACGACCCCAGAACTATAACAATGCAACAAAAGGTAGCACAGAGGCATTGTCCTACTGTACCATGGCAGAGTCCAATAAACCTGTCATAAAAGATGAGGGAGAATTAGATGACGCTACTGAGGAACTCTTTACCACAATAAAGATAATGGCTTCTGAGGGAGGCAAACCCAAAGGCCTGGATGTTTGCCTTGGCATCAACCAACACTATCCCAGTTTTAAGCCGCCTCCGTTTCCATATCACAACCGGACACCTGTTGGCTCTGTAGCCTCAGCTACCAACTTCACCACCCACAACATCCCACAAACCTTCAGCACTGCTATCCGATGCACTAAATGTGGCAAAAGCTTTGATAACATGCCAGAGCTGCACAAACACATTCTTGCCTGTGCAAATGCCAGTGACAAAAGACGCTACACACCCAATAAGAACCCCATTCCTCTTCGTCACTTTGCAAAAGCCCAAAATGGAGTACTGTCCTCTACTAATTCCACAAATGGCCAAAATGCTCTACACACGGCAAGTCAAACAAATCGTCCCAAACTCAATCAGGAGCCACCTGCCAAGTTGAAGCTTAATGCACTCAACAAAAGGAAAAAACAGCTGGTACAGAGGGCCATTTCACAGAGGAGTAAGTCCACCTCTTTGACAAAGAAAACCTCTTCTCTAGTCAATGAGGAGCAAGAGATCTATGTCTGTCCGCATTGCATTAGAGAATTCACATACCGCCGCAGCCGGACCAAGCACATGGCCGTCTGCCCCAGGAAACCTGCTGCCAAAGAGGCCAAGAAAAGAAAAGATGGCAGTATCTCTTACACTAAGGAAAATAACGGCCACCTTCGCAGAGAAGTCCTTCATTTGGAAGAGAAATCTGATCATGAACAGAAAAGCAGGGCCCATAGTTCAAGTCCAACAAAGAGGACAGCCATATTACCAGCTCATAAAGTCCTGTCAAACAAAAAAAGCAAAGCCATCATTGCAATGGCAAGTGTCCAAACACCGCAGGAGGCACCCAAACTGACTGCACTGTCTCTTGTTCACCCTTTCAACTCCCCACAACGTCAAGGCAGTAGGATGCAGCATGGTGTGAAGGAAATTCGTTCTAACATTACAATGGTGAAATCCCACCAACAACCACCACAGGTGGATGAGCACCCCTGCAGTCAGAGTGGAAGGGTGAGGGGACCAGTGACCCGCAGTCTACAGCAGATTGTCGTCATAGATTCAGCAAAGGAAGAACAGCTGACCAGTCAGGAGCCACCAGGGGATCTGCAG GATCCTTCCATTTGA